From one Streptomyces chromofuscus genomic stretch:
- a CDS encoding DNA-binding protein produces the protein MLRTVPLAGELTASLISRVAARYGLAASSVMRLWTCRNSPSRHDGGGVRADAEVVLNGAGRGVLAELCGVEPAVLVRALPSFTVDDPTISTGRDASLAQARWRAAAAVAGEAAFGCRLCTARRTGQALRAVRYLPRRQRVCLRHGRWLLDADADQPLEHLDLRLLPEVVAAQRRWPGVARRAVRAGVEPQQAFTLAHAVVARWWEQALYWEQEEVWPRRLHHLAGGNAGSRLEWWRIVGRDAAIFPEVTAVAQALLEPAMAEVAWRASGGMQPRARGTDDAFCHRLGELVGRTWLGPELAADHGSPLNDWRGAIVRARRHETGPAGWREDPWRLKREQQPATMAGQLRVMAAEAQSGGSGTRWRATVSAEQRFRITQLVDEAREQLVELRGVHSGTTAEVARTLLEHLSHSAALIDQALVHTATAAVAAGVALEEVAAWSRLPAQELAEVLAAGEGED, from the coding sequence CGGGTGGCTGCCCGCTACGGTCTCGCAGCCAGCAGCGTGATGCGGCTGTGGACGTGCCGCAACTCCCCCAGCCGGCACGATGGCGGCGGTGTGAGGGCAGATGCGGAGGTCGTCCTGAACGGGGCCGGGCGGGGTGTCCTCGCCGAGCTGTGCGGGGTGGAACCGGCGGTGCTGGTGCGCGCTCTTCCGTCGTTCACCGTGGACGATCCCACGATCAGCACCGGCCGGGACGCCTCCCTGGCGCAGGCACGGTGGCGGGCGGCGGCCGCGGTGGCGGGGGAAGCAGCGTTCGGCTGCCGGCTGTGCACAGCGCGGCGCACCGGGCAGGCGCTGCGGGCGGTGCGGTATCTGCCGCGCCGGCAGCGGGTCTGCCTGCGGCACGGGCGCTGGCTGCTGGACGCGGACGCCGACCAGCCGCTGGAACACCTCGATCTGCGCCTGCTGCCGGAGGTGGTGGCCGCGCAGCGGCGGTGGCCGGGCGTGGCACGGCGTGCGGTGCGCGCCGGGGTGGAGCCGCAGCAGGCGTTCACACTGGCGCATGCGGTGGTGGCCCGCTGGTGGGAGCAGGCTCTGTACTGGGAGCAGGAGGAGGTCTGGCCGCGCCGTCTGCACCACTTGGCGGGCGGCAACGCGGGATCACGGCTTGAGTGGTGGCGGATCGTCGGCCGGGACGCGGCGATCTTCCCGGAGGTGACGGCCGTGGCACAGGCGCTGCTGGAGCCGGCCATGGCTGAGGTGGCCTGGCGGGCAAGCGGCGGGATGCAGCCTCGTGCGCGGGGCACCGACGATGCGTTCTGTCACCGGCTGGGCGAGCTGGTAGGCCGCACCTGGCTGGGACCCGAGCTTGCGGCTGACCACGGCAGCCCGCTGAACGACTGGAGGGGTGCGATCGTGCGCGCCCGCCGCCACGAGACGGGGCCGGCGGGGTGGCGGGAGGATCCGTGGCGGCTGAAGCGGGAACAGCAGCCCGCCACGATGGCCGGCCAGCTGCGCGTCATGGCGGCAGAAGCCCAGTCGGGCGGCTCGGGGACCCGGTGGCGGGCTACGGTGAGCGCCGAACAGCGGTTCCGTATCACGCAGTTGGTCGACGAGGCGCGTGAACAGCTGGTGGAGCTGCGCGGCGTGCACAGCGGCACCACCGCCGAGGTGGCCCGCACCCTGCTGGAGCACCTCAGCCACAGTGCCGCCCTGATCGACCAGGCCCTCGTGCACACCGCCACCGCGGCCGTCGCCGCCGGGGTGGCACTGGAGGAGGTCGCCGCGTGGTCCCGCCTGCCCGCCCAGGAGCTGGCCGAGGTGCTCGCCGCGGGTGAAGGAGAGGACTGA
- a CDS encoding TnsA-like heteromeric transposase endonuclease subunit codes for MAPGWWWSSTTGRLVAYGSGVMRTELMLLDRDPAVVALACRPVELVWREDGKAVGHAPQLMARLQDGSGLLLDCAGRSGPSARLAERARVVAAAAKAAGWSYRLAGPPDPVLVANVRWLAGYRHPRYAAGPWMPALLEAFGSLRPAVEGVRELGDPIAVWPAVFHALWSGVLRVRLDEPLHERALISVARQEAEAA; via the coding sequence GTGGCTCCTGGCTGGTGGTGGTCGTCGACGACCGGGCGGCTGGTGGCGTACGGGTCCGGTGTCATGCGGACCGAGCTGATGCTGCTGGACCGGGATCCGGCGGTGGTGGCGCTGGCCTGCCGACCGGTGGAACTGGTGTGGCGTGAGGACGGCAAGGCTGTCGGTCATGCGCCGCAGCTGATGGCCAGGCTGCAGGACGGCAGCGGCCTGTTGCTCGACTGCGCGGGACGCAGCGGGCCCTCTGCCCGGCTGGCGGAGCGGGCACGGGTTGTGGCGGCGGCCGCCAAGGCAGCGGGCTGGTCCTACCGGCTTGCGGGGCCGCCGGATCCGGTGCTGGTGGCCAACGTGCGGTGGCTGGCGGGTTACCGGCATCCCCGGTACGCCGCAGGGCCGTGGATGCCGGCTCTGCTGGAGGCCTTCGGCAGTCTGCGGCCGGCGGTGGAGGGGGTGCGTGAGCTGGGTGACCCGATCGCCGTGTGGCCGGCGGTCTTTCACGCGCTGTGGAGCGGTGTGCTGCGGGTGCGGCTGGACGAACCGCTGCACGAGCGTGCCCTCATCTCGGTCGCACGGCAGGAGGCCGAAGCGGCGTGA
- a CDS encoding DDE-type integrase/transposase/recombinase produces MTQAVVEVGARLRYDGRVWTLAVLEGAQATLVSDEGASAVVLLPYLFADPSFEVEGGPAPGRVPPFGLLEALPEQVRERALAWQRHVREVETGFPDTVGQGAPREQFDPATRSLAQRERAKAEELTAAGWAASAATVRRMRARYRSEGLWGLVDGRAVRERSAVGRADERVVAAVRTVLEGQRERSTGTLVRLRRRVGWLLEEEYGPGVVALPPASTFNRLVHAVADGQGLLGTAAQRRWHASRPAPPFTPTVALRPGELVMLDSTPLDVMAVLDHGVTGRLELCIALDVATRSICAAVLRPVGTTSVDAAMLLAQMVVPTVMRPGWDAALSMQRSVIPYERLIALDARLEQAAARPVIMPETVVVDQGRVYVSASFISACESLGVSVQPVPPANGPAKGNVERTFRTIADGFSQYLPGHTGSDVSQRGATAEQDACWSLAQLQELLDEWVICGWQERRHEALRHPMMPKVAVSPNEMWAALVAVTGHVPVPLSADDYVELLPLRWQAVNDYGIRFGYRTYDHPGLNPYRRRRSPRADKNGRWEVHHNPYDPNRVWVRLPEGWLEVPWVHAGAVRRPFTAFTFDHVRRTVQRRHGREEHEAAIAQVLDTLLRRASQGLGSRRERTVAARAQAAAQMTDPSPATTGQQWPAPLAPGASFGLPGSFTVPLKDADGWDTDDSLDDLEDNQDDEDYLLAALADGPDAATDHADEAEASEPTAETARDQAAEHTPAAGAGGMRIYDPYQEAQAW; encoded by the coding sequence GTGACACAGGCGGTTGTCGAGGTCGGGGCGCGCCTTCGCTACGACGGACGGGTATGGACGCTCGCCGTGCTGGAAGGCGCCCAGGCCACGCTGGTGAGTGACGAGGGCGCCTCGGCGGTGGTGCTGCTGCCCTACCTGTTCGCCGATCCGTCCTTCGAGGTGGAAGGCGGACCGGCGCCGGGCAGGGTGCCGCCGTTCGGGCTGCTGGAGGCGCTGCCGGAACAGGTGCGGGAGCGGGCTCTGGCGTGGCAGCGGCATGTGCGGGAGGTGGAGACCGGCTTCCCTGACACGGTCGGGCAGGGCGCCCCGCGTGAGCAGTTCGATCCGGCCACGCGGAGCCTGGCGCAGCGCGAGCGGGCGAAGGCCGAGGAGCTGACGGCGGCGGGCTGGGCGGCAAGTGCGGCGACGGTGCGCCGGATGCGGGCGCGCTACCGCAGCGAGGGCTTGTGGGGGCTGGTCGACGGCCGGGCGGTGCGGGAGCGATCCGCGGTGGGGCGGGCCGATGAACGGGTGGTCGCGGCAGTCAGGACAGTGCTGGAGGGGCAGCGGGAGCGGTCGACGGGCACGCTGGTGCGGCTGCGCCGCCGGGTGGGGTGGCTGCTGGAGGAGGAGTACGGCCCTGGGGTGGTGGCGCTGCCGCCGGCGTCGACGTTCAACCGGCTGGTGCACGCGGTGGCCGACGGACAGGGGCTTTTGGGGACGGCGGCGCAGCGGCGATGGCATGCGTCGCGGCCGGCGCCTCCGTTCACGCCGACGGTGGCACTGCGCCCGGGTGAGCTGGTGATGCTGGACAGCACGCCGCTGGACGTTATGGCGGTGCTGGACCACGGTGTGACCGGCCGTCTTGAACTATGCATCGCGCTGGACGTGGCGACGCGCAGCATCTGCGCCGCGGTGCTGCGGCCGGTGGGCACGACGTCGGTGGACGCGGCGATGCTGCTGGCGCAGATGGTGGTACCGACAGTGATGCGGCCGGGCTGGGATGCGGCGCTGTCCATGCAGCGGTCCGTCATCCCCTATGAGCGGCTGATCGCGTTGGACGCACGGCTGGAGCAGGCGGCTGCCCGGCCGGTGATCATGCCGGAGACGGTGGTCGTGGACCAGGGCCGGGTGTACGTGTCGGCGTCGTTCATCTCCGCGTGCGAAAGCCTGGGGGTGTCGGTGCAGCCGGTGCCGCCGGCGAACGGCCCGGCGAAGGGCAATGTGGAGCGGACCTTCCGCACGATTGCCGACGGGTTCAGCCAGTACCTGCCGGGCCACACCGGGTCGGACGTCTCCCAGCGGGGCGCGACCGCGGAGCAGGATGCCTGCTGGAGCCTGGCGCAGCTTCAGGAACTGCTGGACGAGTGGGTCATCTGCGGGTGGCAGGAGCGCCGGCACGAGGCGCTGCGGCACCCGATGATGCCGAAGGTCGCCGTATCCCCGAACGAGATGTGGGCGGCGCTGGTGGCGGTGACGGGGCATGTACCGGTGCCCTTGTCCGCCGACGACTACGTCGAGCTGCTGCCTCTTCGGTGGCAGGCCGTCAACGACTACGGCATCCGCTTCGGCTACCGCACCTACGACCACCCCGGCCTGAACCCCTACCGGCGCCGCCGCTCACCGCGGGCGGACAAGAACGGCCGCTGGGAGGTCCACCACAACCCCTACGACCCGAACCGGGTGTGGGTGCGCCTGCCCGAGGGATGGCTCGAGGTGCCGTGGGTCCACGCCGGGGCGGTCAGGCGCCCGTTCACCGCGTTCACCTTCGACCACGTCCGCCGCACCGTCCAGCGCCGGCATGGCCGTGAAGAGCACGAGGCCGCGATCGCCCAGGTGCTGGATACGCTGCTGCGCCGTGCCAGCCAGGGACTGGGCAGCAGGCGGGAACGGACGGTAGCCGCCCGGGCCCAGGCGGCCGCGCAGATGACCGATCCCTCCCCCGCCACCACCGGGCAGCAGTGGCCTGCGCCTCTCGCGCCGGGGGCCTCGTTCGGGCTGCCCGGTTCCTTCACCGTCCCGCTCAAGGATGCCGACGGCTGGGACACCGACGACAGCCTGGACGACCTCGAGGACAACCAGGACGACGAGGACTACCTTCTCGCCGCCCTCGCCGACGGCCCAGACGCCGCGACAGACCACGCGGATGAGGCCGAAGCATCCGAGCCGACGGCCGAAACGGCCCGGGACCAGGCCGCTGAGCACACGCCGGCCGCCGGGGCGGGCGGCATGCGCATCTACGACCCGTACCAGGAGGCCCAGGCATGGTGA
- a CDS encoding TniB family NTP-binding protein: protein MVTAAQPATTSTFSPLTTWDGWQKFVDTPHAPARDTSDQEWKLEQREDYHARFVVLKTPAMDTISTAVRRLLLLNRGQQGGARRGLIISGPATTGKTTAMQQLGRTVELADRRRHPNQDGRLPVLFITVPPSSTPKMLISEFARFLGLPALERMNQIQITNAVCELLCELSTQLVLVDDVHLMDTRSRAGAETSDQLKYLGERIPATFVYSGIDVESSPLLTGVRGSQLAGRFKIVRNQPLRYGSAADKQIWHDLVHSMDSALRLRHHRPGTLLTHAAYLHARTGGRMGSLSHLIREAALVSLLDGTEKITKKLLEQIELDTAAEQRARAPHRRRTPSQRRP, encoded by the coding sequence ATGGTGACAGCGGCCCAGCCCGCTACCACGAGCACGTTCAGTCCGCTGACCACGTGGGACGGATGGCAGAAGTTCGTCGACACACCCCACGCACCGGCACGGGACACCAGCGACCAGGAATGGAAACTGGAGCAGCGGGAGGACTACCACGCACGGTTCGTGGTGCTGAAGACCCCCGCCATGGACACCATCTCCACCGCGGTACGCCGCCTGCTGCTGCTCAACCGCGGCCAGCAGGGCGGAGCCAGACGCGGCCTGATCATCTCCGGACCGGCCACCACCGGGAAGACCACCGCCATGCAGCAGCTCGGGCGCACCGTCGAACTCGCCGACCGGCGCCGCCACCCCAACCAGGACGGGCGTCTTCCGGTGCTGTTCATCACCGTGCCGCCGTCCTCCACCCCGAAGATGCTCATCAGCGAGTTCGCCCGCTTCCTCGGCCTGCCCGCCCTGGAGAGGATGAACCAGATCCAGATCACCAACGCCGTGTGCGAGCTGCTGTGCGAGCTGAGCACCCAGCTGGTCCTGGTCGACGACGTACACCTGATGGACACCCGCAGCCGGGCCGGCGCCGAGACCTCCGACCAGCTGAAGTACCTCGGCGAGCGGATCCCGGCCACCTTCGTCTACTCCGGCATCGACGTCGAATCCTCGCCCCTGCTGACCGGAGTGCGCGGCTCCCAGCTCGCCGGCCGCTTCAAAATCGTGCGCAACCAGCCCCTGCGCTACGGCAGCGCAGCCGACAAGCAGATCTGGCACGACCTGGTACACAGCATGGACAGCGCCCTGCGACTGCGCCACCACCGGCCCGGCACCCTGCTCACGCACGCCGCCTACCTCCACGCCCGCACCGGCGGCCGCATGGGCAGCCTCTCCCACCTCATCCGCGAAGCCGCCCTCGTCTCCCTGCTGGACGGCACCGAGAAAATCACCAAGAAACTGCTCGAACAGATCGAACTCGACACCGCCGCCGAACAACGGGCCCGGGCACCACACCGCCGCCGGACGCCCTCGCAACGTCGGCCCTGA
- a CDS encoding Helicase associated domain protein translates to MHDFLPPQPQPPRTAAARPGPVRLAPLQGETNLSYLDRLADRYRLGVRDLIPALLQTGGGLFKGYRTDGEVYLNTEARARISAFSRVPEEILGRALPAWTAQEPLSPDGAGAAGRFRFGSVVPTAGEGCRLCTAARTGRTKPARLYLKPHTRICPRHGRWMLGTHWIDGGPADTEQVDLAGLPEMVTAHRRHLDLLRHRPDTARAFEVAHAVAVSWWAQPWPDEEQWPRRARQLTPPGTDPGWWRLLARDAVTYPETVALTSLLTDERTRQQLLADTGGHLPHTLAHTPALVAQLARATKRPWLAERIASTSAGPLLLWAQHCARDDADPAVADRLWTLHMAHRPRPIARELTAYRNAAQQPEKTALHLGLRHTSDQAFTTGLAHARAYAAVHGNLAAPIHSRFNGFTLGRWLSNNRKFAAMPPEHVAALEALDPWWRPPWTVMWQRFYYQARDHTRARGPLRPEHGFPTTSFGLGEWLYNQCTGYDDLHPAQQRLLADIGLTPEAVQAARPRRKHMATHFQRALACARAFASAHGTLVTATTDTVQDGLKLGQWLANQRSKDRAYQNRHGTPSPRALALSAIDPWWNPPWTLEWQRSWHQARTHVQDGHVLDAAAGFPGTSSALATWLTTQCAQYDTLQPDQQDLLAHIGLTADRARGAAARPAEREADFAVGLGYAHSYHATHRTLAAAIDTVHDGFQLGRWLRRQRQHARTDAHRGGPPSAAAKALDRIDPWWCPPWSLAWQRAWQHIHDQIKAGHHLDADHHFRSFAPAQRTWLRTQRNHYDNLHPDQQRLLAGIGLTSETAHTRPLNPYAETALAHARAYAAAHHTLAVAYSTVHDGFPLGRWLNDQRQQARRDTTPNARHQALTTIDPWWNPPWDLAWQRAYTRARTTQTRPTGLPADVRTWIRAQHTAWTHLRPQQQQLLTDLGIAPAGRRRTSRVYPTSPGLAHARAYAAVHGHLACSKDTRHDGFALGDWLTQKRRAARQGRLSPTTTQVLENLDPWWCPPWPHTWQRTYQQAKSHHHTGQDHSPTLQRWTEQQRTHWTTLHPTQQRLLTTIAIHPG, encoded by the coding sequence ATGCACGACTTTCTTCCACCCCAGCCGCAGCCGCCTCGGACAGCAGCGGCACGTCCGGGGCCGGTACGGCTCGCGCCACTGCAGGGCGAGACGAACCTGTCGTACCTGGACCGCCTGGCCGACCGCTACCGGCTCGGCGTCAGAGACCTCATCCCCGCCCTCCTCCAGACCGGCGGAGGCCTGTTCAAGGGCTACCGCACAGACGGCGAGGTCTACCTCAACACCGAAGCCCGCGCCCGCATCTCCGCGTTCAGCCGCGTGCCCGAAGAGATCCTTGGGCGGGCCCTGCCCGCCTGGACCGCCCAGGAACCCCTCTCGCCGGACGGGGCGGGCGCGGCCGGGCGGTTCCGCTTCGGGAGCGTAGTGCCCACCGCGGGGGAAGGCTGCCGGCTGTGCACGGCCGCACGCACCGGACGGACCAAGCCCGCACGGCTGTACCTGAAACCGCACACCCGGATCTGCCCGCGTCATGGGCGCTGGATGCTCGGCACCCACTGGATCGACGGCGGGCCGGCCGACACCGAACAGGTCGACCTGGCAGGGCTGCCGGAGATGGTCACGGCGCACCGGCGGCATCTGGATCTGCTGCGCCATCGGCCGGACACCGCCCGCGCGTTCGAGGTCGCGCACGCCGTGGCCGTCTCCTGGTGGGCCCAGCCGTGGCCCGACGAAGAGCAGTGGCCGCGCCGGGCACGCCAGCTCACGCCGCCGGGCACCGATCCCGGCTGGTGGCGGCTGCTGGCCAGAGACGCGGTCACCTACCCCGAGACCGTCGCCCTTACCTCCCTCCTCACCGACGAACGCACCAGACAGCAGCTGCTCGCCGACACTGGCGGACATCTGCCCCACACGCTTGCCCACACTCCGGCCCTGGTCGCCCAGTTGGCGCGGGCCACGAAGCGGCCATGGCTTGCCGAACGGATCGCCTCGACCTCGGCCGGTCCTTTGCTGCTCTGGGCGCAGCACTGCGCACGGGACGACGCAGACCCAGCCGTCGCCGACCGGCTGTGGACACTGCACATGGCGCACCGGCCCCGCCCCATCGCCCGCGAACTCACCGCCTACCGCAACGCCGCACAGCAGCCGGAGAAGACGGCGCTGCACCTGGGGCTCCGGCACACCTCGGACCAGGCCTTCACCACCGGTCTGGCGCACGCCCGTGCCTACGCCGCCGTCCACGGCAACCTCGCCGCACCGATCCACAGCCGCTTCAACGGCTTTACCCTGGGCCGGTGGCTGTCGAATAACCGGAAATTCGCCGCGATGCCGCCCGAACACGTCGCCGCGCTGGAGGCGCTGGATCCGTGGTGGCGGCCGCCGTGGACAGTGATGTGGCAGCGCTTCTACTACCAGGCCCGCGACCACACCCGCGCCCGCGGTCCCCTGCGCCCCGAACACGGCTTCCCCACCACCAGCTTCGGCCTGGGCGAATGGCTCTACAACCAGTGCACCGGCTACGACGACCTGCACCCCGCACAACAGCGCCTCCTGGCCGACATCGGACTCACCCCCGAGGCGGTACAGGCGGCCCGGCCCCGCCGCAAGCACATGGCCACCCACTTCCAGCGCGCCCTCGCCTGCGCCCGCGCCTTTGCCAGCGCCCACGGCACGCTGGTGACCGCGACCACCGACACCGTCCAGGACGGACTGAAGCTGGGACAGTGGCTGGCCAACCAGCGCAGTAAAGACCGCGCCTACCAGAACCGCCACGGCACCCCCTCGCCCCGGGCGCTGGCGCTGTCGGCGATCGACCCGTGGTGGAACCCGCCCTGGACGCTGGAATGGCAGCGCTCCTGGCACCAGGCACGCACCCACGTCCAAGACGGTCACGTCCTGGACGCCGCGGCCGGGTTCCCCGGCACCAGCAGCGCGCTGGCCACGTGGCTGACCACCCAGTGCGCCCAGTACGACACCCTCCAGCCCGACCAGCAGGACCTCCTCGCCCACATCGGGCTGACCGCGGACCGGGCCCGCGGCGCCGCCGCACGGCCCGCCGAGCGCGAGGCCGACTTCGCCGTCGGTCTCGGATACGCCCACTCCTACCACGCGACGCACCGAACCCTCGCTGCCGCGATCGACACCGTCCACGACGGATTCCAGCTCGGGCGGTGGCTGCGCCGGCAACGCCAGCACGCCCGTACCGACGCCCACCGGGGCGGGCCTCCCTCTGCCGCGGCGAAAGCGCTGGACAGGATCGATCCCTGGTGGTGCCCGCCCTGGAGCCTGGCATGGCAACGCGCCTGGCAGCACATCCACGACCAGATCAAGGCCGGCCACCACCTCGACGCCGACCACCACTTCCGCAGCTTCGCCCCCGCCCAGCGCACCTGGCTACGCACACAACGCAACCACTACGACAACCTCCACCCCGACCAACAGCGCCTCCTCGCCGGCATCGGCCTCACCAGCGAAACCGCCCACACCCGGCCCCTCAACCCCTACGCCGAAACCGCGCTCGCGCACGCCCGCGCCTACGCCGCCGCCCACCACACCCTGGCCGTGGCCTACTCCACCGTCCACGACGGCTTCCCCCTCGGCCGCTGGCTCAACGACCAACGCCAACAAGCCCGACGCGACACCACGCCCAACGCCCGCCACCAAGCCCTCACCACGATCGACCCCTGGTGGAACCCACCCTGGGACCTGGCCTGGCAACGCGCCTACACCCGCGCCCGCACCACACAAACCCGCCCCACCGGCTTGCCGGCCGACGTACGCACCTGGATCAGAGCACAACACACCGCCTGGACCCACCTACGCCCGCAACAGCAACAACTCCTGACCGACCTGGGCATCGCCCCCGCCGGCCGCCGCCGGACCAGCCGCGTCTACCCCACGAGTCCCGGACTCGCCCACGCCCGCGCCTACGCCGCCGTCCACGGCCACCTCGCCTGCAGTAAAGACACCCGCCACGACGGTTTCGCCCTTGGCGACTGGCTGACACAAAAACGCCGCGCCGCCCGACAAGGCCGCCTCTCCCCCACCACCACCCAGGTCCTCGAAAACCTGGACCCCTGGTGGTGCCCGCCCTGGCCCCACACCTGGCAACGCACCTACCAACAAGCCAAGTCGCACCACCACACCGGCCAGGACCACTCCCCCACCCTCCAGCGATGGACCGAGCAGCAACGCACCCACTGGACCACCCTCCACCCCACCCAGCAACGCCTCCTCACCACCATCGCCATACACCCCGGATAG
- a CDS encoding UvrD-helicase domain-containing protein, whose translation MTRADTAGALTDEQLTAAGTPRRRLYIEAAPGSGKTTVAAQRFGIQRFNGNDQRAVIAVSFTRSATAELRDRVLSQWGTNALAWPHRIVTLDTIVCDLLTHLLHTGHVRWPAGHRHLTVIDHWRVLLSTQWTDREPTVVLEIGQVVTEVVRRAGKANRPSTADVREALAEGYCTHQDARHLLESALGAHGVRDVLLARLAQTARALIVDEIFDANALDLSLVRLAADAGLEVTVVGDPWQALYGFRGARPEQVPGLVKDARFVQRDLRTSFRWRSAQQALLADQLRAGQGVSLPEGQAENMDVLLALRWKPLWEAGPHVLPLAYGSTTGHIHEAACTLLLSEVTQRMFGENATFHSDALTTLGIDHEAAQRLRSPLQAVLADLAGTTGIAEIWTSLNAVVASETDRPLPRRRNHTHTARLENLRARLHASARLIPGLTAHQAKGREWDAVGVCLTGPERETLRQGLSSDSEDHRKLYVALTRAKRMTTAVYGDAP comes from the coding sequence GTGACCCGAGCTGACACCGCCGGTGCTCTTACCGATGAACAACTGACCGCGGCCGGAACACCGCGCCGCCGCCTCTACATCGAAGCGGCCCCGGGATCCGGCAAGACCACCGTGGCGGCTCAACGCTTCGGTATCCAGCGCTTCAACGGCAACGACCAGCGCGCCGTCATCGCGGTTAGTTTCACCCGCTCTGCCACCGCCGAACTCCGCGATCGTGTGCTCAGCCAATGGGGCACGAACGCTCTCGCCTGGCCGCACCGCATCGTCACACTCGACACCATCGTGTGCGACCTGCTCACCCACCTCCTGCACACCGGACACGTGCGGTGGCCCGCTGGCCACCGTCACCTCACCGTCATCGACCACTGGCGGGTGCTGCTATCCACTCAGTGGACCGACAGAGAGCCCACTGTGGTCTTGGAAATAGGCCAGGTCGTCACCGAGGTCGTCCGACGGGCCGGGAAGGCGAATAGACCCAGCACCGCGGACGTCAGAGAGGCCCTGGCCGAGGGGTACTGCACCCACCAGGATGCGCGCCACCTCCTCGAATCGGCCCTGGGCGCTCACGGCGTTCGCGATGTCCTGCTCGCCCGCCTCGCCCAGACCGCCCGGGCGCTGATTGTCGATGAGATCTTCGACGCCAACGCCCTGGACCTGTCCTTGGTCCGCCTCGCCGCCGACGCAGGCCTGGAGGTCACCGTGGTTGGTGATCCGTGGCAGGCCCTGTATGGCTTCCGTGGCGCCCGCCCTGAACAAGTGCCCGGCCTGGTCAAGGATGCCCGCTTCGTCCAACGCGACTTGCGCACCTCCTTCCGGTGGAGGAGTGCCCAACAAGCCCTGCTGGCCGATCAGTTGCGTGCAGGTCAGGGCGTGTCCCTTCCTGAAGGGCAGGCCGAGAACATGGACGTTCTCCTTGCCCTGCGATGGAAACCCCTGTGGGAGGCCGGCCCCCATGTTTTGCCCCTCGCCTACGGATCGACCACAGGCCACATTCACGAAGCAGCCTGCACTCTCCTGCTCAGCGAAGTCACCCAGCGGATGTTCGGGGAAAACGCCACCTTCCACAGTGATGCCCTCACCACCCTCGGCATCGACCACGAGGCGGCGCAGCGCCTGCGCTCTCCCCTCCAGGCTGTCCTCGCTGACCTCGCAGGCACGACGGGTATCGCCGAGATCTGGACTTCCCTCAACGCAGTCGTCGCCAGCGAAACCGACCGTCCACTGCCCAGACGACGCAACCACACCCACACGGCACGCCTGGAGAACCTGAGAGCCCGTCTCCACGCCTCTGCACGCCTCATCCCCGGCCTGACCGCCCATCAGGCCAAGGGGCGAGAGTGGGACGCCGTCGGCGTCTGCCTTACCGGCCCGGAGCGAGAAACCCTGCGACAGGGCCTCAGCTCCGACAGCGAAGACCACCGCAAGCTCTACGTGGCCCTCACCCGCGCCAAGCGAATGACCACCGCCGTCTATGGAGACGCACCGTGA